Proteins co-encoded in one Catenulispora sp. MAP5-51 genomic window:
- a CDS encoding TetR/AcrR family transcriptional regulator yields MTDRTDPRITRTVHALEQAIVELAAHQPVSRISVAALADRAGVTRATFYNRYDSPLDLLIQVLHADLDRGHRREQELRAEGTHSAAEMLRLTTAEVAEHVERFRTVYRQALQDPADRGVYEALVRHFADYAMAFMARSADPGVPRVNQGVVAAFMAHGFAGAIAAWLGDDTVTKADLVDAAVACAPSWWT; encoded by the coding sequence GTGACAGATCGCACCGACCCCCGGATCACCCGGACGGTCCACGCCCTGGAGCAGGCGATCGTCGAGCTCGCCGCGCACCAGCCGGTTTCGCGGATCTCCGTAGCGGCCCTCGCCGACCGGGCCGGGGTGACCCGGGCCACGTTCTACAACCGCTACGACAGCCCCCTGGACCTGCTCATCCAGGTCCTCCACGCGGACCTGGACCGCGGCCATCGCCGGGAGCAGGAGCTGCGGGCCGAGGGCACACACTCGGCCGCCGAGATGCTGAGGCTCACCACCGCGGAGGTCGCCGAGCACGTCGAGCGGTTCCGGACCGTCTACCGCCAGGCCCTCCAAGACCCGGCAGATCGCGGGGTGTACGAGGCCCTGGTCCGGCACTTCGCCGACTACGCCATGGCGTTCATGGCGCGGTCGGCCGATCCGGGAGTGCCTCGCGTGAATCAGGGGGTTGTCGCTGCCTTCATGGCCCACGGCTTCGCCGGAGCCATCGCCGCCTGGCTCGGCGACGACACCGTGACGAAAGCGGATCTGGTCGACGCCGCGGTGGCCTGCGCGCCGTCCTGGTGGACGTAA
- a CDS encoding nuclear transport factor 2 family protein translates to MTAHATISPQEAADRLAIRELFDAYAHCADRRDAKGQMALFTEDTRFLVFMDARSGEPTQELHGRESLAPVFDALNAYTATTHFNGQSTVVLDGERATGESYCIAHHLTVADDGSRTLMIASIRYLDAFVKRDGDWLFAERRLMVDWTETRPSTP, encoded by the coding sequence ATGACGGCCCACGCCACGATCTCACCTCAGGAGGCCGCCGACCGACTGGCCATCCGTGAGCTGTTCGACGCCTACGCGCACTGCGCGGACCGGCGCGATGCCAAGGGTCAGATGGCGTTGTTCACCGAGGACACCCGCTTCCTGGTGTTCATGGACGCCAGGTCCGGGGAGCCGACCCAGGAGCTGCACGGCCGCGAGTCGCTGGCGCCGGTGTTCGACGCGCTCAACGCCTACACGGCGACCACCCACTTCAATGGTCAGAGCACGGTCGTGCTGGACGGCGAGCGGGCGACCGGGGAGAGCTACTGCATCGCCCACCACCTCACAGTCGCCGACGACGGATCGCGCACGCTGATGATCGCTTCCATCCGCTACCTTGACGCGTTCGTCAAGCGGGACGGCGACTGGCTGTTCGCCGAGCGCCGCCTGATGGTCGACTGGACCGAAACGCGGCCGTCCACACCCTGA
- a CDS encoding low temperature requirement protein A, whose amino-acid sequence MTPRERWALLRRHLWQPPRPHGEQPRDRVVGPLELFYDLAVVVLVAQAAHHLAGHLTWGRLGEFTAVFTLVWIAWVNGSLHHELHGHEDARARSTFLLQILLLVTMGAMIPDASGARGAGLAIASAALFAVLAMLWLLAGRGDSPEYRRSSLLFVSATAACAVLLAGSALLPPGARVWSWGLIDVAYLTAFGALAVTALPEEASALTITDALIERFGLITIIVLGETLTNVAGGLSNRPISALTLTVGLVAVVVGFGAWWTYFDFAGHREPRSTSRANLQWLLAHLPLTAAIAAMGTAMVSLIAHAHDSRTPAATAWVLCAGTAVALCATMLVAASLQAWRDDRDFYRTLARLCAAVALACLALAAARPAPVLLGVVLVLLLGVPWVFAVWHRLATDVSSSAPTRHPPP is encoded by the coding sequence ATGACACCCCGAGAGCGCTGGGCCCTGCTACGCCGCCATCTCTGGCAGCCGCCCCGTCCCCACGGCGAGCAGCCCCGCGACCGCGTGGTCGGACCACTCGAACTCTTCTACGACCTCGCCGTGGTCGTGCTGGTCGCCCAGGCCGCCCACCACCTCGCCGGGCACCTGACCTGGGGCAGACTCGGCGAGTTCACCGCGGTGTTCACACTCGTGTGGATCGCCTGGGTCAACGGCAGCCTCCACCACGAGCTCCACGGCCACGAGGACGCCCGCGCCCGCAGCACCTTCCTGCTCCAGATCCTGCTCCTGGTCACCATGGGCGCCATGATCCCGGACGCGAGCGGCGCGCGCGGCGCGGGCCTGGCCATCGCCTCGGCGGCGCTGTTCGCCGTGCTGGCGATGCTCTGGCTGCTGGCCGGCCGGGGCGACAGCCCCGAATACCGCCGGTCCAGCCTGCTGTTCGTGTCCGCCACGGCGGCGTGCGCCGTACTGCTGGCCGGGTCCGCCCTCCTGCCGCCCGGCGCCCGCGTGTGGTCCTGGGGCCTGATCGATGTCGCGTACCTGACCGCGTTCGGCGCCCTGGCCGTCACCGCGCTGCCCGAGGAGGCCTCCGCCCTGACCATCACCGACGCGCTCATCGAACGGTTCGGGCTCATCACGATCATCGTGCTCGGCGAAACGCTCACGAACGTGGCCGGCGGCCTGTCCAACCGCCCGATCAGCGCACTCACCCTCACCGTCGGCCTGGTCGCCGTCGTGGTCGGCTTCGGCGCCTGGTGGACCTACTTCGACTTCGCCGGACACCGCGAGCCGAGATCGACTTCGCGGGCGAACCTGCAATGGCTGCTGGCCCACCTGCCCCTCACCGCCGCCATCGCCGCTATGGGCACCGCGATGGTCAGCCTGATCGCGCACGCACACGACAGTCGCACTCCGGCGGCGACAGCATGGGTCTTGTGCGCGGGCACCGCCGTCGCGCTCTGCGCGACCATGCTGGTCGCCGCAAGCCTGCAGGCCTGGCGGGACGACCGCGACTTCTACCGGACGCTTGCCAGGCTTTGCGCCGCCGTGGCACTCGCGTGCCTCGCCCTGGCTGCCGCGCGGCCGGCACCCGTACTGCTCGGTGTGGTCCTCGTACTGCTGCTCGGCGTCCCATGGGTATTCGCGGTGTGGCACCGGCTCGCCACGGACGTCAGCTCGTCGGCCCCAACACGGCATCCACCGCCGTGA
- a CDS encoding DUF4240 domain-containing protein produces MDIETWWSSIEQARASVGDRADDRDPPDDPLPAALVDTLAMLEPADVIDFWVKHVELTDSAERYPLRWAAFLIEGSFSNDGFMDFRDGLMLLGQETFSRAVADPDSLADLPVVVKMSRDEGGWIGFESLAYLIKDAYRKVRGETDTFNAALEAVVKGMTRPELPSGDNWDPEDDDAMRHHLPRLAALFLD; encoded by the coding sequence ATGGACATCGAAACATGGTGGAGCAGCATCGAGCAGGCTCGCGCCTCGGTCGGCGATCGGGCCGACGACCGGGACCCACCTGACGACCCGTTGCCCGCCGCGCTGGTCGACACGCTCGCCATGCTGGAGCCGGCCGACGTCATCGACTTCTGGGTGAAACACGTCGAGTTGACGGACTCCGCGGAGCGGTATCCGCTGCGGTGGGCCGCCTTCCTGATCGAGGGCAGCTTCTCGAACGACGGCTTCATGGACTTCCGTGACGGGCTGATGCTGCTCGGACAGGAGACGTTCAGCCGTGCCGTGGCCGATCCCGACTCGCTGGCCGATCTGCCGGTGGTCGTCAAGATGAGCCGCGACGAGGGTGGCTGGATCGGTTTCGAGTCGCTGGCTTACCTGATCAAGGACGCGTATCGAAAGGTCCGGGGCGAGACCGACACGTTCAATGCGGCGTTGGAGGCCGTAGTCAAAGGTATGACGCGTCCCGAACTGCCGAGCGGCGACAACTGGGATCCGGAGGACGACGACGCGATGCGGCACCACCTTCCCCGCCTCGCGGCCCTCTTCCTGGACTGA
- a CDS encoding LuxR C-terminal-related transcriptional regulator has protein sequence MSSNTVGTHLRQVFVKLGVQSRVQLTNALRQEGPDDRPASAAPTPHTNT, from the coding sequence GTGTCGTCCAACACCGTCGGCACCCACCTGCGGCAGGTGTTCGTCAAACTCGGAGTCCAATCCCGAGTGCAGCTCACCAACGCACTGCGCCAGGAAGGGCCCGACGACCGCCCGGCGTCGGCGGCACCGACGCCTCACACAAACACGTGA
- a CDS encoding DNA-3-methyladenine glycosylase I has translation MDNDVVLGDDGKPRCAWAGAAGSELADYHDEVWGTPTEDPTALFEALTLGVFEVGMSWRIIFGKREGLRKAFKGFDPTHVAAITDRDVDRLVQDTPIIRSRGKIRATIDNARVAVSASPTLPELTRMYVVRRNRPPRSEAEVPTVTPQAEAFAKDLKKQGYRFVGPTSIYAFMQNVGMVNDHVRGCFRAAGHPQR, from the coding sequence ATGGACAACGATGTCGTTCTCGGCGACGACGGCAAGCCCCGCTGCGCCTGGGCCGGGGCGGCCGGCAGCGAGCTCGCCGACTACCACGATGAGGTCTGGGGCACTCCGACCGAGGACCCGACGGCCCTGTTCGAAGCGCTCACTCTGGGCGTCTTCGAAGTGGGGATGAGCTGGAGGATCATTTTCGGCAAGCGCGAAGGCCTCCGTAAGGCCTTCAAAGGCTTCGACCCGACGCACGTGGCGGCCATAACCGACCGCGACGTCGACCGGCTGGTCCAGGACACGCCGATCATCCGCAGCCGTGGCAAGATCCGGGCGACGATCGACAACGCCCGCGTCGCAGTCTCGGCCTCGCCGACCCTCCCCGAACTCACACGTATGTACGTCGTCCGCCGCAACAGGCCTCCCCGGTCGGAAGCAGAAGTGCCGACTGTCACTCCGCAGGCGGAAGCCTTCGCCAAGGACCTCAAGAAGCAGGGTTACCGGTTCGTCGGACCGACCAGCATCTACGCCTTCATGCAAAACGTCGGCATGGTCAACGACCACGTCCGCGGCTGCTTCCGGGCCGCCGGCCATCCACAGCGATAA
- a CDS encoding enoyl-CoA hydratase/isomerase family protein, with protein MSGSPVEIQGLFEFDSDNGRVLVDVLRGRDPDPRIVTPEVALQLGLVHEVVDDAPARALELAQEIACLPPMSVGNAKRALYLGSDTNLQGAFEIENMNWTEVMQSDDAKVALGAIIATDPDKRRDFFESANSQNYPSYSGH; from the coding sequence GTGTCCGGTTCCCCGGTAGAGATCCAGGGGCTGTTCGAGTTCGACAGCGACAACGGTCGCGTGCTCGTCGACGTCCTCCGCGGGCGGGACCCCGATCCCCGCATCGTCACCCCGGAGGTCGCGCTGCAGCTCGGGCTCGTCCACGAGGTCGTCGACGATGCCCCGGCTCGCGCGCTGGAGCTGGCCCAGGAGATCGCCTGCCTGCCACCGATGTCGGTAGGCAATGCCAAGCGGGCTCTGTATCTGGGTTCGGACACGAACCTGCAGGGCGCGTTCGAAATCGAGAACATGAACTGGACCGAGGTCATGCAGTCCGACGACGCGAAGGTCGCCCTGGGGGCCATCATCGCCACCGACCCGGACAAACGTCGCGACTTCTTCGAGTCCGCCAACTCCCAGAACTACCCCTCCTACTCCGGGCACTAG
- a CDS encoding TetR/AcrR family transcriptional regulator: MTMPAAGTSTKSDERRRAIVAAAVECFAQKGFYGTTTHEVADWAGISQPYLYRLFPNKEALFAATVDHVSVVMTETLVSHLPATGGPGLDSEAALDAARRAYGALVADQNILRFLMHANCAVGEPLVAQAVRRCYAKQVDTVQQLLRDDDAVRRWFGDGMLDNVAMVLGLADIDEPWAHVLSAR, translated from the coding sequence ATGACCATGCCCGCCGCCGGCACCAGCACGAAGAGCGACGAACGACGCCGGGCCATCGTGGCCGCCGCGGTCGAGTGCTTCGCGCAAAAGGGCTTCTACGGCACGACCACGCACGAGGTGGCCGACTGGGCCGGCATCTCCCAGCCGTATCTCTACCGTCTGTTCCCGAACAAGGAAGCACTGTTCGCGGCGACGGTCGACCACGTGTCTGTCGTGATGACGGAAACCCTCGTCTCGCACCTGCCGGCGACGGGCGGTCCCGGGCTGGACTCCGAGGCGGCGTTGGACGCGGCCCGCCGCGCCTACGGTGCCCTCGTCGCGGACCAGAACATCCTGAGGTTCCTCATGCATGCGAACTGCGCAGTCGGCGAACCGCTGGTTGCGCAGGCCGTGCGCCGGTGCTACGCCAAGCAAGTCGACACCGTCCAGCAGCTGCTGCGCGACGACGATGCCGTCCGGCGCTGGTTCGGCGACGGAATGCTCGACAACGTAGCCATGGTCCTGGGCCTGGCCGACATCGACGAGCCGTGGGCGCACGTCCTCTCCGCTCGATGA
- a CDS encoding nuclear transport factor 2 family protein, translating into MTVKEDADTNTDTRRSAAQHAVAEHLRLTAAGRTEEWVKLFAPDAVLEFPYAPVGVPQRIVGRDALFEHMTHFPETFDVEFVDLVFHETVDPSLAIAEFRSTGTALPTGKPYEQTCISVVRIDDDALITHYLDYWNPLVAIEALTPGHVPSAPDRSVAFGG; encoded by the coding sequence ATGACCGTCAAGGAAGACGCCGACACCAACACCGACACCCGCCGGTCCGCCGCCCAGCACGCCGTAGCCGAGCACCTGCGCCTCACCGCCGCGGGACGCACCGAGGAGTGGGTGAAGCTGTTCGCCCCGGATGCGGTGCTGGAGTTCCCGTACGCGCCGGTCGGCGTGCCCCAACGGATAGTCGGGCGGGATGCGCTGTTCGAGCACATGACCCACTTTCCCGAGACCTTCGATGTGGAATTCGTCGACCTGGTGTTCCACGAGACCGTCGATCCGAGCCTCGCGATCGCCGAATTCCGCTCGACCGGCACCGCACTGCCCACCGGTAAGCCATACGAGCAGACGTGCATCTCCGTCGTCCGGATCGACGACGACGCGCTCATCACCCACTACCTGGACTACTGGAACCCGCTCGTGGCGATCGAGGCGCTGACACCCGGCCACGTCCCCTCAGCCCCCGACCGCAGCGTGGCTTTTGGAGGCTGA
- a CDS encoding DUF4387 domain-containing protein, with protein MRLLDLCSLIRSKNAGPFVLTFDFMCRDAESYATLRASGVLSPQLFAELYGGDPNDVLVVHHDRAEAVKVSMPRPVRQGGIRDSDSYGGQLYAPLVDLEVPGQQAV; from the coding sequence ATGCGCCTGCTCGACCTGTGCTCACTGATCCGGTCCAAGAACGCCGGGCCGTTCGTCCTGACCTTCGACTTCATGTGCCGGGACGCCGAGAGCTACGCGACGCTCCGCGCGTCCGGGGTCCTCAGCCCGCAGCTGTTCGCCGAGCTCTACGGCGGCGACCCGAACGACGTCCTCGTCGTCCACCACGATCGCGCCGAAGCGGTCAAAGTGTCGATGCCCCGACCCGTCCGGCAGGGCGGCATCCGCGACTCCGACAGCTATGGAGGCCAGCTCTACGCACCCCTGGTCGACCTGGAGGTCCCAGGACAGCAGGCTGTTTGA
- a CDS encoding acyclic terpene utilization AtuA family protein has product MRPHVIACDAGSTDSGPYYLGAGQPKLSREAVGRDLRLLLKARDALDVPLIIGSCGTSGRDVGVDLVADLAREIAEQENLSFSLGRIYADQDAGYLVDRYEQGRIRPLDPAPPIDADTLTDSHVVGMMGVEPIQRALSDGAQVVLAGRASDTALFAALPHAMGADPGLTWHAAKTVECGAACAIPPSADGLFVRLREDHFDVEPLDASSRLTPHSVAAHTLYENANPYLITEPSGVLDTTQATYTAIDERTVRVTGAKYVPSDTYTIKLEGSRLVGYQTIAIGGIRDRVVIDQLPALLAKANEYFQAKVRDVFDGRVDPDDVDIDYRLYGRDAVLGANDPDRDQPVHELGVLITVTAPTQALAHAIATFVAHSSSHLPIPQYEGLASTIAYPFSPPETDRGPVYEFTLNHVVEPADPHEMFRTVHEEVKP; this is encoded by the coding sequence ATGAGGCCGCACGTCATCGCCTGCGATGCCGGGTCGACCGACAGCGGACCGTACTACCTGGGAGCCGGGCAACCGAAGCTGTCTCGGGAAGCCGTCGGTCGTGATCTGCGGCTGCTGCTCAAAGCCCGGGATGCCCTCGACGTCCCGCTCATCATCGGATCCTGCGGCACTAGCGGTCGTGACGTCGGCGTCGACCTGGTCGCCGACCTCGCGCGGGAAATCGCGGAACAGGAGAACCTGTCGTTCAGCCTCGGGCGCATCTACGCCGACCAGGACGCCGGATACCTTGTCGACCGCTACGAGCAGGGCCGTATCAGGCCACTGGATCCGGCGCCCCCGATCGACGCGGACACCCTGACCGACAGCCACGTGGTGGGCATGATGGGCGTAGAGCCGATCCAGCGGGCCCTTAGCGACGGCGCCCAGGTGGTGCTGGCCGGCCGAGCCAGCGACACCGCGCTGTTCGCGGCGCTGCCGCACGCGATGGGCGCGGACCCCGGCCTGACCTGGCACGCGGCCAAGACGGTCGAATGCGGCGCGGCCTGCGCGATCCCGCCGAGCGCCGACGGCCTGTTCGTCCGTCTGCGCGAGGACCATTTCGATGTCGAACCGCTCGACGCGTCCTCCCGTCTGACGCCGCACTCGGTGGCCGCCCACACGCTGTACGAGAACGCCAACCCCTATCTGATCACTGAACCGTCCGGGGTGCTGGACACCACCCAGGCCACCTACACCGCGATCGACGAGCGCACAGTGCGAGTCACCGGCGCCAAGTACGTGCCCAGCGACACCTACACGATCAAGCTGGAGGGCTCCCGCCTGGTCGGTTACCAGACCATCGCGATCGGCGGCATCCGCGACCGCGTGGTCATCGACCAGCTCCCGGCCTTGCTCGCCAAGGCCAATGAGTACTTCCAGGCCAAGGTCCGCGACGTCTTCGACGGCCGCGTCGACCCCGACGACGTCGACATCGACTACCGGCTGTACGGCCGTGACGCCGTGCTCGGTGCGAACGACCCTGACCGTGATCAGCCGGTCCACGAGCTCGGTGTCCTGATCACGGTCACAGCGCCGACTCAGGCCCTCGCGCACGCGATCGCCACCTTCGTCGCACACTCCAGCTCCCACCTGCCGATCCCGCAGTACGAGGGCCTGGCCAGCACCATCGCGTACCCGTTCTCCCCGCCGGAGACCGACCGGGGCCCGGTGTACGAGTTCACGCTGAACCATGTCGTCGAACCGGCCGACCCGCACGAGATGTTCCGCACCGTCCACGAAGAGGTGAAGCCCTGA
- a CDS encoding GntR family transcriptional regulator, which yields MTLPELTTQSLADQAYQALRAAIVQGDLPWGDKITERGLAASLGVSPTPVREALRRLEQEQLVERTGPRTLRVAAVSLLARTESGTIEAALEGVAARFAAEKATPAQLDRMRALLDDADDAATRLRSDRDAGQDLAPDQVERIFNAVRGFHEQVELAADNAQLTRTLHQVRAFSRSERLRLAAAQLNAGGSAGQILRYGQHRQILDALLDRNADLAEQLARTHAASGIGDLVGWDA from the coding sequence ATGACCCTCCCGGAACTCACCACTCAGTCGCTCGCCGACCAGGCCTATCAGGCGCTGCGGGCGGCGATCGTCCAGGGCGACCTGCCCTGGGGCGACAAGATCACCGAACGCGGACTGGCCGCGAGCCTGGGAGTGAGTCCGACGCCGGTCCGGGAGGCGCTGCGCCGACTGGAACAGGAACAGCTCGTCGAACGCACTGGACCCCGCACGCTGCGGGTGGCGGCCGTGTCGCTGCTGGCCCGCACTGAAAGCGGGACCATCGAAGCCGCCCTGGAAGGCGTCGCGGCCCGGTTCGCCGCCGAGAAGGCCACGCCGGCACAGCTCGACCGGATGCGAGCGCTGCTGGACGACGCAGACGACGCCGCGACCAGGCTCCGAAGCGACCGCGACGCCGGGCAGGATCTGGCTCCGGACCAGGTCGAGCGCATCTTCAACGCCGTCCGCGGGTTCCACGAGCAGGTGGAGCTCGCGGCCGACAACGCCCAGCTGACCCGCACGCTTCACCAGGTCCGGGCCTTCAGCCGGTCCGAACGCCTCCGGCTCGCCGCCGCCCAGCTCAACGCCGGCGGTTCCGCCGGGCAGATTCTGCGCTACGGCCAGCACCGCCAGATCCTCGACGCGTTGCTGGACCGGAACGCCGACCTCGCCGAACAGCTCGCTCGCACCCATGCGGCCTCCGGCATCGGAGACCTCGTGGGCTGGGACGCCTAG
- a CDS encoding ABC transporter ATP-binding protein, with product MPEISVRSLTQTFGDARVLDAISFTVPDRQLVTLLGPSGCGKTTTLMSIAGFQTPEAGAISHGERVLFDAERRRDVPAERRELGVVFQSYALWPHLTVAENVAFPLKVRRADRAEIRTRVGEVLELVELGHRADAHPHELSGGQQQRVALARALAPGPTALLLDEPFSNLDAKLRERAREWLGALQRDLGITTVFVTHDQTEALAMSDQILVMNGGRIVRAGSPLEVYRHPGSRFAAEFLGRCNFLTGTAQSIGAGVYVLEVPGLPGGVRFRSETAPPARAATVAVRPEALTVTDAAPGTGGPGWRAQVGHSTFLGESFLLTLQLGPHVLQALSAYQPSSATVDVTLSADAASLVTDDPADPALPETAGPAAVSAPNRV from the coding sequence ATGCCTGAGATCTCCGTACGTTCCCTGACCCAGACCTTCGGGGACGCCCGTGTCCTGGACGCGATCAGTTTCACCGTCCCGGACAGGCAGCTGGTCACGCTCCTCGGACCGTCCGGCTGCGGCAAGACCACGACCCTGATGTCCATCGCCGGGTTCCAGACCCCCGAGGCCGGTGCCATCAGTCACGGCGAGCGTGTGCTGTTCGACGCCGAGCGCCGGCGCGACGTCCCGGCCGAGAGGCGGGAGCTGGGTGTGGTCTTCCAGTCCTATGCGCTGTGGCCGCACCTGACGGTCGCCGAGAACGTGGCCTTCCCGCTCAAAGTCCGCCGCGCCGACCGAGCCGAGATCAGAACCCGCGTCGGCGAAGTGCTGGAGCTCGTCGAGTTGGGTCACCGGGCCGACGCTCATCCGCACGAGCTGTCGGGAGGACAGCAGCAGCGTGTCGCCCTGGCCCGCGCGCTGGCACCCGGACCGACCGCGCTGCTGCTGGACGAGCCGTTCTCCAACCTGGACGCCAAGCTGCGGGAACGGGCCCGCGAATGGCTCGGGGCCTTGCAACGCGATCTGGGCATCACCACGGTGTTCGTCACCCATGACCAGACCGAGGCGCTGGCCATGAGCGACCAGATCCTTGTCATGAACGGCGGCCGGATCGTCCGCGCGGGGTCGCCTCTAGAGGTCTACCGGCACCCTGGCAGCCGCTTCGCTGCGGAGTTCCTGGGACGTTGCAACTTCCTGACCGGCACCGCCCAGAGCATCGGCGCCGGTGTGTATGTGCTCGAAGTCCCCGGGCTGCCCGGCGGCGTCCGCTTCCGGTCCGAGACCGCGCCGCCGGCCAGGGCGGCGACCGTTGCCGTGCGGCCGGAAGCGCTAACCGTCACCGATGCGGCTCCGGGCACCGGTGGACCGGGCTGGCGGGCCCAGGTCGGCCACAGCACGTTCCTCGGCGAGTCCTTCCTGCTCACCTTGCAGCTGGGACCGCACGTCCTGCAGGCCTTGAGCGCATACCAGCCATCCTCGGCGACCGTCGACGTCACGCTGAGCGCTGACGCCGCGAGCCTCGTCACCGATGATCCCGCTGACCCGGCGCTGCCGGAAACCGCAGGTCCCGCTGCGGTCAGTGCCCCGAACCGGGTTTGA
- a CDS encoding ABC transporter permease: protein MHTVTVPNNHDERAARPIAIRDRRRRHLPSAPGQYLVWAGVAVLTLAPLVPLVITALRSKPYYLPGGVFTTDAFRQLFADPAFRAAAVNTLLFAVATTTLAVLIGAAFAVLITRTDLPGKRWLGPALPAPLLIPPLGLIVGWESLYGPAGYVTQLWHKNLHLPVWNLSSIPGMSVLGAVVTLPIAYLTCKAVLESADGTLEDAVRASGGGTVRVLRTAILPILRTALLDSGLLIFTLCLEVLGIPLFLGRPANISFIASYLYDTWSDSTVPDPPIVSAGAILLLVVASVLLIVRGRLLRHSARYTAGSRATPPARPLALGRWRRSAAVLVAGFVAVTCVIPLLGLGLMSSVTSLTTLVAPWHEWTASNWGQTWSDPTLHRAITDSLTVAVIGSIGTVALVAVATVIAGHSGFRLRRTLPALLVYPRSTPGIVFGVGFFWLFLIVDWPGAMLRNSLWGELLALSVRNMTLSYVIIAPALARIAPELAKAAATSGAGWWTTTRRVTLPLLRPAILSAVVLVFVTLVSDYDPVVFLAKPGTELLGTTMLQTWGKGLPGPVAALALIQVLLVGGALAVGLGWALRKRARHA, encoded by the coding sequence AAGCCGTACTACCTGCCCGGCGGCGTGTTCACCACCGATGCCTTCCGGCAGCTTTTCGCGGATCCGGCGTTCCGTGCCGCCGCCGTCAACACCCTGCTGTTCGCGGTAGCGACCACGACGCTCGCGGTGCTGATCGGGGCCGCGTTCGCCGTTCTCATCACCCGCACCGACCTGCCCGGCAAGCGCTGGCTCGGCCCGGCTCTGCCAGCCCCGCTGCTGATCCCGCCGCTGGGCCTCATCGTCGGCTGGGAATCGCTGTACGGGCCGGCCGGCTATGTCACTCAGCTGTGGCACAAGAACCTGCACCTGCCTGTCTGGAACCTCTCGTCGATACCGGGCATGTCAGTGCTTGGAGCCGTCGTCACTCTCCCGATCGCGTACCTCACGTGCAAAGCGGTACTGGAGAGCGCGGATGGGACTTTGGAGGACGCGGTCCGGGCTTCTGGCGGCGGTACTGTGCGCGTCCTGCGCACCGCGATCTTGCCGATCCTGCGCACCGCGCTGCTGGATTCGGGGCTGCTGATCTTCACCTTGTGTCTGGAGGTTCTGGGTATCCCGCTGTTCCTGGGTCGCCCGGCGAACATCAGCTTCATCGCCAGCTACCTCTACGACACGTGGTCCGACAGCACTGTCCCCGATCCGCCGATCGTGTCCGCCGGCGCGATCCTCCTGCTTGTCGTGGCCTCTGTCCTGCTGATCGTTCGCGGCAGACTGCTGCGACACTCGGCCCGCTACACTGCCGGATCTCGCGCCACACCGCCCGCGCGGCCCCTCGCGCTGGGCCGCTGGCGCCGCTCGGCGGCGGTTCTCGTCGCCGGATTCGTCGCCGTCACCTGCGTGATCCCGCTGCTCGGCCTCGGCCTGATGTCCTCGGTCACCTCACTGACGACGCTGGTCGCGCCGTGGCACGAGTGGACCGCGAGCAACTGGGGCCAGACGTGGTCCGACCCCACCTTGCACCGGGCGATCACCGACAGCCTCACCGTCGCAGTGATCGGCAGCATCGGCACCGTGGCGCTGGTCGCGGTCGCCACCGTCATCGCCGGCCATTCGGGATTCCGGCTGCGCCGCACGCTGCCCGCCCTGCTGGTCTATCCCCGGTCCACCCCCGGCATCGTGTTCGGAGTCGGGTTCTTCTGGCTGTTCCTGATCGTGGATTGGCCCGGCGCCATGCTGCGCAACAGCCTGTGGGGCGAACTGCTGGCGCTGAGCGTACGCAACATGACCCTGTCGTACGTCATCATCGCCCCGGCGCTGGCCCGGATCGCCCCGGAGCTGGCCAAGGCCGCGGCGACGTCCGGTGCGGGCTGGTGGACCACCACCCGGCGTGTCACCCTGCCGCTGTTGCGTCCGGCGATCCTCAGCGCAGTGGTGCTGGTGTTCGTGACACTGGTCAGTGACTACGACCCGGTGGTGTTCCTGGCCAAGCCCGGCACTGAACTGCTCGGCACCACCATGCTCCAGACCTGGGGCAAAGGACTGCCCGGCCCGGTCGCCGCCCTGGCCCTCATCCAAGTCCTGTTGGTCGGCGGCGCCCTCGCCGTCGGCCTCGGCTGGGCCCTGCGCAAGAGAGCACGCCATGCCTGA